A region from the Variovorax sp. RKNM96 genome encodes:
- a CDS encoding Lrp/AsnC family transcriptional regulator — protein sequence MESIDKFDLAILQELQADGRLTNAELAQRVGLSAAPCWRRVRALEEAGFIKGYRAEIDRHKIGLGVLAFVRVDTERVTNEATRKLEDAIRKMPEVVACHYISGTGTFELQVVAQDLNGFSAFARQHLMNLPNVKDLHTSFSLGEVKASSALPLGHLAK from the coding sequence ATGGAAAGCATTGACAAGTTCGACCTCGCAATCCTGCAAGAACTGCAGGCCGATGGCCGCCTCACGAATGCCGAGCTTGCGCAGCGCGTCGGGCTCTCGGCCGCGCCCTGCTGGCGCCGGGTGCGGGCGCTGGAGGAAGCCGGCTTCATCAAGGGCTACCGCGCCGAGATCGACCGCCACAAGATCGGGCTGGGCGTGCTCGCCTTCGTGCGCGTGGACACCGAACGCGTCACCAACGAGGCCACCCGCAAGCTCGAGGACGCGATCCGCAAGATGCCCGAGGTGGTAGCTTGCCACTACATCAGCGGCACCGGCACCTTCGAGCTGCAGGTGGTGGCGCAGGACCTGAACGGTTTTTCGGCCTTCGCAAGGCAGCACCTGATGAACCTGCCGAACGTGAAGGACCTGCACACGAGCTTCTCGCTGGGCGAGGTGAAGGCGAGCAGCGCGTTGCCGCTGGGGCATCTGGCGAAGTAG
- a CDS encoding M23 family metallopeptidase, protein MVRMILSPPFLPARASQSEAAWLDAAMAQPTSRLSSTNAPEGSFPLSLRLAWHNGIHIQAPQAAGAYLPVRAIADGTVVFVHPPTAPNNDINHALNYNPFHGGTPSAAWTSDGFVVIEHKGEIGAAGAVATEFVYYSACMHLGSLANHARTRRPLKAGDFVYRKEALGMPGQIYGHDGQVHFEICCDEVNLEKLTTRRRDWADPLAPQPPAANGRTDSVFGSLYTYLPAGTPTRSSQPASHLRSAAHAGGAASAATDHFLPDTLRAAQWVQITYERGSATLTSYDRLGAPIGQPRNDSRYDYISTAARPGASQSFEYDLSAIANDRHGSLDAATQATSSPSGWYELLRFGRNLGPDALPANAAHWRKVATPEGVLWVDLNAPGTFKFSDADFLPVTGWNCFDDDPTKNDQRCDSLRLKTLIRDPDRTNERRMERAQLARRLGEAEVRHKLRRAICKFPSEWDQTNVESRYGWLETEDFKPTDDDATGAKKWERFVKHAKAVTFLELPNAFLKADWRFHPREFVGHMRQCGWLSRRGMEQIYENRADSADNARILRAIKEYQVPFNFMTRKYLLNTPSRLPHILGQGATESDFLKSMQEDAMMGSAVNGEVHGRKGAVDLQSIRNEAEFGHWWGFLPNERVDWYGSKKFNSKGTLIASSYNWRMGNLGDPDAQKFRGRGFKQLTGRINYVQYWVYRGWLASSSFDDQWWSDPQYIAKNSVGMKKRPGVVDNPDLVGAFPYNCMDAGGWYMTFQRSTVLRTMDSDMHHVAVSPSDQAQEAATSKAVTRAINGGEINWDGRLKNTRTAKRILLDQ, encoded by the coding sequence ATGGTTCGCATGATCCTCAGCCCACCCTTTCTGCCTGCCCGGGCTTCGCAATCCGAAGCGGCCTGGCTCGACGCCGCGATGGCGCAGCCGACCTCCCGGCTCTCGAGTACCAATGCCCCCGAGGGCTCGTTTCCCCTCAGCCTCCGGCTGGCCTGGCACAACGGCATCCACATCCAGGCGCCGCAGGCGGCGGGCGCGTACCTGCCGGTGCGCGCCATCGCGGATGGGACCGTCGTCTTCGTGCATCCGCCAACCGCGCCCAACAACGACATCAACCATGCGCTCAACTACAACCCTTTCCATGGCGGCACGCCCAGCGCAGCCTGGACCAGCGACGGCTTCGTCGTCATCGAGCACAAGGGCGAGATCGGGGCGGCGGGGGCAGTGGCGACAGAGTTCGTCTACTACAGCGCGTGCATGCACCTGGGGAGCCTCGCCAATCACGCAAGGACGCGCCGGCCACTGAAAGCCGGCGACTTCGTCTACCGCAAGGAAGCGCTGGGCATGCCGGGCCAGATCTACGGCCATGACGGGCAGGTTCATTTCGAGATCTGCTGCGACGAGGTGAATCTCGAGAAGCTCACCACCCGAAGGCGGGACTGGGCCGATCCACTGGCGCCCCAGCCCCCTGCCGCGAACGGCCGCACCGACAGCGTGTTCGGGAGCCTCTACACCTACCTCCCGGCGGGCACGCCGACCCGCTCGAGCCAGCCGGCCAGTCACCTGCGCTCGGCAGCCCACGCGGGCGGCGCGGCGAGCGCCGCCACCGACCATTTCCTGCCCGACACCTTGCGCGCCGCGCAGTGGGTCCAGATCACCTACGAGCGCGGAAGCGCCACCTTGACCAGCTACGACAGGCTGGGCGCGCCGATCGGCCAACCACGCAACGACAGCCGGTATGACTACATCTCCACCGCGGCCCGCCCCGGCGCCTCGCAGAGCTTCGAGTACGACCTGTCCGCCATCGCCAATGACCGGCACGGCTCCCTGGACGCAGCCACGCAAGCCACGAGCAGCCCGAGCGGCTGGTACGAGCTCCTGCGCTTCGGCCGCAACCTGGGCCCCGACGCGCTACCCGCCAACGCGGCCCACTGGCGAAAGGTCGCCACCCCGGAGGGTGTGCTCTGGGTCGATCTCAATGCGCCCGGAACTTTCAAGTTCAGCGATGCCGATTTCCTGCCGGTGACGGGATGGAACTGCTTCGACGACGACCCCACGAAAAACGACCAGCGCTGCGATTCGCTGCGCCTGAAGACCCTAATCCGCGATCCGGACCGGACCAACGAACGGCGCATGGAGCGCGCGCAACTGGCGCGGCGGTTGGGAGAAGCCGAGGTGCGGCACAAGTTGCGCCGGGCTATCTGCAAGTTCCCTAGTGAGTGGGACCAGACGAATGTCGAGTCACGCTACGGATGGCTGGAGACCGAGGACTTCAAGCCGACGGACGACGACGCGACGGGAGCGAAGAAGTGGGAGCGGTTCGTGAAGCATGCGAAGGCGGTGACGTTTCTTGAATTACCGAATGCGTTTCTGAAGGCGGACTGGCGGTTTCATCCGCGGGAATTCGTGGGGCATATGAGGCAATGCGGGTGGTTAAGCAGGAGAGGAATGGAGCAGATCTATGAAAATCGCGCCGATAGCGCTGACAACGCGCGAATACTCCGGGCCATCAAGGAATATCAGGTTCCTTTTAATTTCATGACAAGAAAGTATCTCTTGAACACCCCAAGCAGATTGCCACACATATTAGGACAAGGCGCAACTGAATCCGACTTTTTGAAATCGATGCAAGAAGACGCCATGATGGGCAGCGCAGTGAATGGTGAGGTTCACGGCAGAAAAGGCGCCGTCGACCTTCAATCAATACGCAATGAGGCTGAATTTGGGCATTGGTGGGGATTTCTCCCCAATGAACGAGTGGATTGGTACGGCTCGAAGAAATTCAACAGCAAAGGAACCCTCATAGCAAGCTCGTACAACTGGAGAATGGGAAATCTTGGCGATCCCGATGCGCAAAAATTTCGCGGCAGAGGGTTCAAGCAATTGACTGGCAGAATCAATTACGTCCAATACTGGGTTTATCGGGGATGGCTCGCCTCTAGCAGTTTTGACGATCAATGGTGGAGCGATCCACAATATATCGCCAAAAACTCCGTTGGCATGAAGAAAAGACCGGGCGTCGTAGACAACCCGGATCTGGTCGGAGCATTTCCCTATAACTGCATGGATGCGGGAGGCTGGTACATGACATTTCAACGATCCACGGTACTCCGAACGATGGACAGCGACATGCATCACGTGGCTGTAAGCCCAAGCGATCAAGCCCAGGAAGCTGCAACGTCCAAAGCGGTCACACGTGCGATCAATGGAGGGGAGATCAATTGGGACGGTAGGCTGAAAAATACCAGAACCGCAAAACGAATTCTCCTCGATCAATAA
- a CDS encoding M28 family metallopeptidase gives MTQRLALPSFLFGIGLACGAAGALAADPAPRFDPQRLSQIVKTISGDDFEGRAPATPAEAKTVDYLVAQFKAAGLVPGGDLEGGKRGWTQSVPLVKTEFRGTPQFALQVGTQRDALVQGEQIAVRAAMDGSISVSIQQAPLVFVGYGVSAPERRWDDYKGVDLKGKIAVVLVNDPDFETGSGDFGGKAMTYYGRWTYKFEEAARRGALGVLIVHETAPAAYGWATVKNSNTATMLDIERDQPAAVHPKLEAWIQRDVAVELLRRAGLDFEAQKKLAQTREFQPQLLKDASLTAEYAIDRQVIVSKNVVGRVEGRQRPGETVIYSAHWDHLGVGAPDAKGDKIYNGAVDNGTGLAALIEMGRAFASAPKKPERSVVFLAVTAEERGLLGSEFYGAKPLYPLAKTVAVINMDALSPEGPARNFSTSGSAVSQLQDLLVEQAKGVGLAYAPDPHPEAGYFFRSDHFSFAKRGVPALSFASGNDWVEGGLAAGEASAKAYTAERYHQPADEWRADWSFTGMAHDLPLLYRVGETLANSKRWPEWGQGSEFRATREASRGERR, from the coding sequence ATGACCCAGCGGCTTGCCCTTCCTTCGTTTCTTTTCGGCATCGGCCTCGCATGCGGCGCCGCGGGCGCGCTGGCCGCCGACCCGGCGCCGCGCTTCGATCCGCAGCGCCTGTCGCAGATCGTGAAGACCATCTCCGGCGACGACTTCGAGGGCCGCGCGCCCGCCACGCCGGCGGAGGCGAAGACGGTCGACTACCTCGTGGCCCAGTTCAAGGCCGCGGGCCTCGTGCCCGGCGGCGACCTCGAGGGCGGCAAGCGCGGCTGGACGCAATCGGTGCCGCTGGTGAAGACCGAATTCCGCGGCACGCCGCAGTTCGCGCTCCAGGTGGGCACGCAGCGCGACGCGCTGGTGCAGGGCGAGCAGATCGCGGTGCGCGCCGCGATGGACGGCTCGATCTCTGTTTCGATCCAGCAGGCGCCGCTGGTCTTCGTGGGCTACGGCGTGAGCGCGCCCGAGCGGCGCTGGGATGACTACAAGGGCGTCGACCTCAAGGGCAAGATCGCCGTGGTTCTGGTGAACGACCCCGATTTCGAAACCGGCAGCGGCGATTTCGGCGGCAAGGCCATGACCTACTACGGTCGCTGGACCTACAAGTTCGAGGAGGCCGCGCGCCGCGGCGCCCTGGGCGTGCTGATCGTGCACGAGACCGCGCCCGCCGCCTACGGCTGGGCCACGGTGAAGAACTCCAACACCGCGACGATGCTCGACATCGAGCGCGACCAGCCGGCCGCCGTGCATCCCAAGCTGGAAGCCTGGATCCAGCGCGACGTGGCGGTCGAGCTGCTGCGCCGCGCGGGCCTGGACTTCGAGGCGCAGAAGAAGCTCGCGCAGACGCGCGAATTCCAGCCTCAGCTGCTCAAGGACGCGAGCCTCACAGCCGAGTACGCGATCGACCGGCAAGTGATCGTCTCAAAGAACGTGGTTGGCCGCGTCGAGGGCCGCCAGCGCCCCGGCGAGACGGTGATCTACAGCGCCCACTGGGACCACCTGGGCGTGGGCGCGCCCGACGCCAAGGGCGACAAGATTTACAACGGCGCGGTCGACAACGGCACCGGCCTCGCGGCGCTGATCGAGATGGGCCGCGCCTTCGCCAGCGCGCCGAAGAAACCCGAGCGCTCCGTCGTCTTCCTCGCCGTGACCGCCGAGGAGCGCGGCCTGCTGGGCTCCGAGTTCTACGGCGCCAAGCCGCTGTACCCGCTGGCGAAGACCGTGGCGGTGATCAACATGGACGCGTTGAGCCCCGAAGGCCCGGCGCGCAACTTCAGCACCTCGGGCAGTGCCGTTTCACAGCTGCAGGACCTGCTGGTCGAACAGGCCAAGGGCGTCGGCCTGGCCTACGCGCCGGACCCGCATCCCGAAGCCGGCTACTTCTTCCGCTCCGACCATTTCTCGTTCGCCAAGCGCGGCGTGCCGGCGCTCTCCTTCGCCTCGGGTAACGACTGGGTGGAAGGCGGCCTCGCCGCCGGCGAAGCGTCCGCCAAGGCCTATACCGCCGAGCGCTACCACCAGCCGGCCGACGAATGGCGCGCCGACTGGTCCTTCACCGGCATGGCGCACGACCTGCCGCTGCTTTATCGCGTGGGCGAGACGCTGGCCAACAGCAAGCGCTGGCCCGAATGGGGACAAGGGTCGGAGTTCCGCGCGACGCGCGAGGCGAGCCGCGGCGAGCGACGCTGA
- a CDS encoding basic amino acid ABC transporter substrate-binding protein, with translation MNPIRRALASGLVGLAAVTLAFGAQAQNRELTVASSATYAPFAFENKDKQIVGFDIDIINAIAKQQGLKIKIVNTPFTGIFGALNNGDVDLVISGVTINDKRKQSYDFTPPYFAARQLIALPKNSTVASLKDLAGKKIAVVSASTADDIASREFGKTSPNIRRFESTPLIISELAGGGVDAAMGDNGVIAYRVAQHADLKTLDDKSFPEEGFGIVVKKGDKALLDKLSAGLAAIRADGSYVTIYKKWFNKDPNVR, from the coding sequence ATGAACCCCATCCGCCGCGCCCTGGCTTCCGGCCTTGTCGGCCTCGCTGCCGTCACGCTCGCCTTCGGTGCCCAGGCCCAGAACCGCGAACTCACCGTGGCCTCCAGCGCCACCTACGCGCCCTTCGCCTTCGAGAACAAGGACAAGCAGATCGTCGGCTTCGACATCGACATCATCAACGCCATCGCCAAGCAGCAGGGCCTGAAGATCAAGATCGTCAACACACCCTTCACCGGCATCTTCGGCGCGCTGAACAACGGCGATGTCGACCTGGTGATCTCGGGCGTGACCATCAACGACAAGCGCAAGCAAAGCTACGACTTCACACCGCCCTACTTCGCGGCCCGCCAGCTGATCGCGCTGCCGAAGAACAGCACGGTCGCTTCGCTGAAAGACCTGGCCGGCAAGAAGATCGCCGTGGTGAGCGCCTCCACCGCCGACGACATCGCCTCGCGCGAGTTCGGCAAGACCAGCCCCAACATCCGCCGCTTCGAGAGCACGCCGCTCATCATTTCGGAGCTGGCCGGCGGCGGCGTCGATGCGGCCATGGGCGACAACGGCGTCATTGCCTACCGCGTCGCGCAACACGCCGACCTGAAGACGCTGGACGACAAGTCCTTCCCCGAAGAGGGCTTCGGCATCGTGGTGAAGAAGGGCGACAAGGCGCTGCTCGACAAGCTCAGCGCGGGCCTCGCGGCCATTCGCGCAGACGGCAGCTACGTCACGATCTACAAGAAGTGGTTCAACAAGGACCCGAACGTGCGCTGA
- a CDS encoding amino acid ABC transporter permease: MEQPILLFGWFRWDILVEYKDLFWQGAWMTLRMTVVCVLLGSSWGLCLALARLAQPRHAPWTWVARFFLRWPATVYVSFFRGTPLFVQILLIHFAVMPVFIHPTSGLLIDGELARTLKQEHGALISGVVALTLNSAAYISEVFRAGIQSISRGQFDAGRSIGFSPAQVMRYVVLPQAFRRMLPPLGNNAIALLKDTSLVSAIGLAELAYAARTVAGAYARYWEPYLAISVIYWVMTLVLTTMLRRLEHRLARSDRG; the protein is encoded by the coding sequence ATGGAACAACCGATCCTGCTGTTTGGATGGTTCCGCTGGGACATCCTGGTCGAATACAAGGACCTGTTCTGGCAAGGCGCATGGATGACGCTGCGCATGACGGTGGTGTGCGTGCTGCTGGGTTCGAGCTGGGGCCTGTGCCTCGCGCTCGCGCGCCTCGCGCAGCCTCGCCATGCGCCGTGGACCTGGGTCGCGCGCTTCTTTTTGCGCTGGCCGGCCACGGTGTACGTGAGCTTCTTTCGCGGCACACCGCTGTTCGTGCAGATCCTGCTCATCCACTTCGCGGTGATGCCGGTGTTCATCCACCCGACGAGCGGCCTCCTCATCGACGGCGAGCTCGCGCGCACCTTGAAGCAGGAGCATGGCGCACTGATCTCGGGCGTGGTGGCGCTCACGCTCAACTCGGCGGCGTACATCTCGGAGGTGTTCCGCGCGGGCATCCAGTCGATCTCTCGCGGGCAGTTCGATGCGGGCCGTTCGATCGGCTTCTCGCCCGCGCAGGTGATGCGCTACGTGGTGCTGCCGCAGGCCTTCCGCCGCATGCTGCCGCCGCTGGGCAACAACGCGATCGCGCTCTTGAAAGACACCTCGCTCGTTTCCGCCATCGGCCTGGCCGAACTGGCCTATGCGGCGCGCACCGTGGCCGGGGCGTATGCGCGCTACTGGGAGCCGTACCTCGCGATCTCGGTCATCTACTGGGTGATGACGCTGGTGCTGACCACGATGCTGCGACGCCTCGAACACCGCCTCGCACGCAGCGACCGCGGTTGA
- a CDS encoding MFS transporter has translation MPPITTEETPLPPTRPQPSKFAALEPLKLPVFRMLWSTWLIANICMWMNDVAAAWMMTSLTTSPIWVALVQSASTLPVFLLGLPSGALADILDRRRWLVATQFWLAGTAIVLCAALALDLMTAPLLLALTFANGIGLALRWPVFSAIVPELVPRPQLPAALGLNGIAMNASRIVGPLTAGMLIASAGTIWVFALNAVLSVASGFVVLRWRREHTPNPLGREKLISAMRVGVQFVRQSQRMRAVLTRISIFFFHSTALLALLPLLARNLKGGDAGTFTLLLAAMGSGAIVAVLFLPRLRQAMGRDQLVLRGTLLQSGATAVMAFAPNAWVAVPAMFFGGMAWITVANSLSVSAQLALPDWVRARGMSMYQMAIMGASAIGAALWGQVATMTALHHSLAIAAVSGTLLMLVALRWVTDVTGEDDTSPAEAGWAAGPPAEAPQEEGRVVITVEYLIEPARAAAFHIVMQQTRRARLSQGAIGWELLHDIAQPSRYVEQIVDESWTDHLRRFNRATASDMVLRERRLAFHIGETSPVVTRYIVRR, from the coding sequence ATGCCACCGATAACGACCGAAGAGACACCCCTTCCGCCCACGCGGCCGCAACCCTCGAAGTTCGCGGCGCTCGAGCCCCTGAAGCTCCCCGTGTTCCGCATGCTGTGGAGCACCTGGCTCATCGCCAACATCTGCATGTGGATGAACGATGTGGCCGCGGCGTGGATGATGACCTCGCTGACCACCTCGCCGATCTGGGTCGCGCTGGTGCAGTCGGCCTCCACGCTGCCCGTCTTCCTGCTGGGCCTTCCGAGCGGCGCGCTGGCCGACATCCTGGACCGCCGGCGCTGGCTGGTGGCCACCCAGTTCTGGCTGGCCGGCACGGCCATCGTGCTGTGCGCGGCACTGGCGCTCGACCTGATGACGGCGCCCCTCTTGCTCGCGCTCACCTTCGCCAACGGCATCGGCCTGGCGCTGCGCTGGCCGGTGTTCTCGGCCATCGTGCCCGAGCTGGTGCCGCGCCCTCAACTACCGGCGGCGCTGGGGCTGAACGGCATCGCGATGAACGCCTCGCGCATCGTCGGCCCGCTCACGGCCGGCATGCTGATCGCGAGCGCGGGGACCATCTGGGTGTTCGCACTCAATGCGGTGCTGTCGGTGGCCTCGGGCTTCGTGGTGCTGCGCTGGCGGCGCGAGCACACGCCCAATCCGCTGGGGCGCGAGAAGCTCATCAGCGCGATGCGCGTGGGCGTGCAGTTCGTGCGGCAGTCGCAGCGCATGCGGGCGGTGCTCACGCGCATCTCGATCTTCTTCTTTCACTCGACGGCGCTGCTCGCGCTGCTGCCGCTGCTGGCGCGCAACCTCAAGGGCGGGGATGCGGGCACCTTCACGCTGCTGCTGGCCGCGATGGGCTCGGGCGCGATCGTCGCGGTGCTGTTCCTGCCGCGGCTGCGCCAGGCGATGGGGCGCGACCAGCTGGTGCTGCGCGGCACGCTGCTGCAGTCGGGCGCGACGGCGGTAATGGCCTTCGCGCCCAATGCGTGGGTGGCGGTGCCGGCGATGTTCTTCGGCGGCATGGCGTGGATCACGGTGGCCAATTCGCTCTCGGTGTCGGCGCAGCTCGCATTGCCCGACTGGGTGCGGGCGCGCGGCATGTCGATGTACCAGATGGCCATCATGGGCGCGAGCGCGATCGGCGCGGCGCTCTGGGGCCAGGTGGCGACGATGACGGCGCTGCACCACAGCCTGGCGATTGCAGCGGTGAGCGGCACGCTGCTGATGCTCGTCGCCCTGCGCTGGGTGACCGACGTCACGGGCGAGGACGACACCAGCCCCGCCGAAGCCGGCTGGGCCGCCGGCCCGCCGGCCGAGGCGCCGCAGGAAGAGGGCCGCGTGGTGATCACGGTCGAATACCTGATCGAGCCGGCGCGCGCCGCCGCCTTCCACATCGTGATGCAGCAGACACGCCGCGCGCGCCTGAGCCAGGGCGCCATCGGGTGGGAGCTGCTGCACGACATCGCGCAGCCCAGCCGCTACGTGGAGCAGATCGTGGACGAGTCGTGGACCGATCACCTGCGCCGCTTCAACCGCGCGACGGCCAGCGACATGGTGCTGCGGGAGCGGCGGCTGGCGTTCCATATCGGCGAAACCTCGCCGGTCGTGACGCGGTACATCGTCCGGCGCTGA
- a CDS encoding autotransporter outer membrane beta-barrel domain-containing protein codes for MAGGTASAACGPTATPGTGQSVVCDGTTTGSASVIAAPGSTGVAITVDSGATLTTNATQVLLVRDASTITNNGSITVSGGSGSARAAMVATGNDNTMTNNGAIRTTSGGTSGILVTSNSSTRTLITNNGTITTSGGSSHGISTLGPGNTIINNGTITVGGTSAKGVYMQGGNLVTNLLVNTGSIATTGANSPAGGADAVHANTLGGTFFSRVENRAGGSISSANGYGYRGQNGNDTLVNAGTIEGHGGADNTDAIYMGALGTGTLILQTGSVIRGGADGGGARSDTFLEGRGTVDNAFRSFRNLTMRGTEWSWLTDASFSESVRIESGRFNLPATLTSPVINVLPGTTVAGTGTFAGNVTNQGTLLPGPNDGVNFGAFTVRGNYLGNGALMQINTVLAGDNAPSDRLVIDGGAASGGTAIRVVNRGGMGAPTLADGILVVQTVNGGTTATQAFSLAQPVEAGAYTYRLFRGGAAGNNPDNWYLRNSGYLVGGVVVGSVTEALEVAAETPNVPGAPAPVVEQVKLYRPEVALYSSVPLVVRQLGLAQLGSFHDRQGNQQLLADDEGRQASWGRVFGESTRQRLRGDANPQFDGNIHGLQLGHDFLVGTDASGGRHRVGLLGGYTRASGDTSGMAGGATNAATGRLSVEGYGLGAYWTRVAASGWYSDAVLMATRFKTDAQSTLGRGGRPHGKTITASLEAGYPFALGDNVSLQPQVQLIWQRSSVDDFDDGLSTVRFQRDNAVTGRLGARLEGRFSAAGGTWKPYAKANLWHTFSGTNALFFGPTDQVANRRNASALEVGAGVVGQVSKTVAMYGGLAYTRAIGNDGERSGMQGQVGMRVRW; via the coding sequence ATGGCCGGCGGCACCGCCAGCGCGGCGTGCGGCCCCACCGCCACGCCGGGCACCGGCCAGAGCGTGGTCTGCGACGGCACGACGACCGGCTCGGCCAGCGTGATCGCCGCGCCGGGCAGCACCGGCGTTGCCATCACCGTGGACAGCGGCGCCACGTTGACCACCAACGCCACGCAGGTCCTGCTGGTGCGCGATGCCAGCACGATCACGAACAACGGCAGCATCACGGTCTCGGGCGGTTCGGGCTCGGCGCGCGCGGCGATGGTGGCCACGGGCAACGACAACACGATGACCAACAACGGCGCCATCCGCACCACGAGCGGCGGCACCTCGGGCATCCTGGTGACGTCGAACAGCAGCACGCGCACGCTCATCACCAACAACGGCACGATCACCACCTCGGGCGGCAGCTCGCATGGCATCTCCACGCTGGGCCCGGGCAACACGATCATCAACAACGGCACCATCACGGTGGGCGGCACGTCGGCCAAGGGCGTGTACATGCAGGGCGGCAACCTGGTGACCAACCTCCTGGTCAACACCGGCAGCATCGCCACCACGGGCGCCAACTCGCCGGCGGGCGGCGCCGATGCCGTGCATGCCAACACCCTGGGCGGGACCTTCTTCTCGCGCGTGGAAAACCGCGCCGGCGGCTCGATCTCGAGCGCCAACGGCTACGGCTACCGCGGCCAGAACGGCAACGACACGCTGGTCAATGCCGGCACCATCGAGGGCCACGGCGGGGCCGACAACACCGACGCGATCTACATGGGCGCCCTGGGCACCGGCACGCTGATCCTGCAGACCGGCTCGGTCATCAGGGGCGGCGCGGACGGCGGCGGTGCGCGCTCGGACACCTTCCTCGAAGGCCGCGGCACGGTGGACAACGCCTTCCGCAGTTTCCGGAATTTGACGATGCGCGGCACCGAATGGTCGTGGCTCACCGATGCGAGCTTCTCGGAGTCGGTACGGATCGAGTCGGGCCGCTTCAATCTCCCCGCCACGCTGACCAGCCCGGTCATCAACGTGCTCCCCGGCACCACGGTCGCCGGCACCGGCACCTTCGCGGGCAACGTGACGAACCAGGGCACGCTTTTGCCCGGCCCGAACGACGGCGTGAACTTCGGCGCCTTCACGGTGCGCGGCAACTACCTGGGCAACGGAGCGCTGATGCAGATCAACACCGTGCTGGCCGGCGACAACGCGCCTTCCGACCGGCTGGTGATCGACGGCGGCGCGGCCTCGGGCGGCACCGCGATCCGCGTGGTCAACCGCGGCGGCATGGGCGCGCCGACGCTGGCCGACGGCATCCTGGTGGTGCAGACGGTCAACGGCGGCACCACGGCCACCCAGGCGTTCTCGCTCGCGCAGCCGGTCGAGGCCGGTGCGTACACCTATCGCCTGTTCCGCGGCGGCGCGGCCGGCAACAACCCGGACAACTGGTACCTGCGCAACAGCGGCTACCTGGTCGGCGGCGTGGTGGTGGGGTCGGTCACCGAGGCGCTCGAGGTCGCCGCGGAAACGCCGAACGTGCCCGGCGCGCCGGCGCCCGTCGTCGAGCAGGTCAAGCTCTACCGGCCCGAGGTGGCGCTCTACAGCAGCGTGCCGCTGGTGGTGCGCCAGCTCGGCCTCGCGCAGCTGGGCAGCTTCCACGACCGACAGGGCAACCAGCAGCTGCTTGCGGACGACGAAGGCCGGCAGGCTTCCTGGGGGCGGGTCTTCGGCGAAAGCACGCGCCAGCGCCTGCGCGGCGATGCGAATCCGCAGTTCGACGGCAACATCCACGGGCTGCAGCTGGGCCACGATTTCCTGGTGGGCACCGACGCCTCGGGCGGACGCCACCGCGTGGGCCTGCTCGGCGGCTACACGCGGGCGAGCGGCGACACCAGCGGCATGGCGGGCGGCGCGACCAACGCGGCCACCGGACGCCTGAGCGTCGAGGGCTACGGCCTGGGCGCGTACTGGACGCGCGTGGCGGCGAGCGGCTGGTACAGCGACGCCGTGCTCATGGCCACGCGCTTCAAGACCGATGCGCAGTCCACGCTCGGGCGCGGCGGCCGGCCGCATGGCAAGACGATCACCGCCTCGCTCGAAGCCGGCTATCCGTTCGCGCTGGGCGACAACGTCTCGCTGCAACCGCAGGTGCAGCTGATCTGGCAGCGCAGCTCGGTCGACGATTTCGACGACGGCCTCTCCACCGTGCGCTTCCAGCGCGACAACGCCGTCACCGGGCGCCTCGGCGCGCGGCTGGAGGGCCGCTTCAGCGCCGCGGGCGGCACCTGGAAGCCGTACGCCAAGGCCAACCTCTGGCACACCTTCAGCGGCACCAACGCGCTCTTCTTCGGCCCGACCGACCAGGTCGCCAACCGGCGCAACGCGAGCGCGCTCGAAGTGGGTGCGGGCGTGGTGGGGCAGGTGAGCAAGACGGTGGCGATGTACGGCGGGCTCGCGTACACGCGGGCCATTGGCAACGACGGCGAGCGGTCCGGCATGCAGGGGCAGGTGGGGATGCGGGTGCGCTGGTAA